Proteins from one Ipomoea triloba cultivar NCNSP0323 chromosome 1, ASM357664v1 genomic window:
- the LOC116033000 gene encoding uncharacterized protein LOC116033000, giving the protein MTNELQRQHEKMPDTKSMVNHLQELYGEHSRIARYEVTKVLFRAKLQEGGNVGDHVLNMIGLLERLEELNIFLDSELEVDLILQSLSNSFGLFIMNFHMNKLHCSKSHLHNMLCTAHATIKGMNTDTVLLASSKSKKKRKNKKVSEVKPTGGVTKTKGKVVSKGMCFHCNKEGHWKKNYTEYLKSLKVKDNDKPSEGSEKK; this is encoded by the exons ATGACCAATGAGTTACAACGTCAGCATGAAAAGATGCCTGACACAAAATCTATGGTCAATCACCTACAAGAGTTATACGGTGAGCACAGTAGGATTGCACGTTATGAGGTTACTAAGGTCTTATTTCGAGCAAAACTACAAGAAGGAGGAAATGTAGGAGATCATGTCCTAAATATGATTGGCTTGTTGGAGAGATTGGAAGAATTAAATATCTTCCTTGACTCTGAGCTTGAAGTAGACTTAATTCTACAGTctctttcaaattcttttggGCTTTTCATAATGAATTTCCACATGAACAAGCTTCATTGTTCCAAATCTCATCTGCACAATATGTTGTGCACTGCTCATGCTACAATAAAGGGTATGAATACTGATACTGTTCTTTTGGCCTCTTCCAAgtcgaagaagaagagaaagaacaaGAAGGTTTCTGAAGTGAAACCAACTGGGGGAGTGACCAAAACTAAAGGGAAGGTTGTAAGTAAAGGAATGTGTTTCCATTGCAACAAAGAAGGgcattggaaaaaaaattacacagaATACCTAAAGTCTTTGAAGGTCAAGGACAATGACAAACCTTCAGAAG GATCTGAGAAGAAGTAG